The genomic region GGCATCATCCACGGCAGAAAGGGAACAGCACCCCACATAATCACCGTCCACCACTGTCACGTCGGGATCCCAAATTTGCATGGTTACTCCGACAACCTCATACCCCTGTTGCTGCAAAAGGGCGGCGGTGACAGAACTGTCCACCCCGCCGCTCATGGCTGCTATTACTTTTCCTTTGGTTGTCAAAGGCTTTCACCTACGCCTGTTGTTTTTTTAAGTAGTCCTCAATGGCTGCCTTTAAAGCATCGGCAGCCAGGTTAGAACAGTGCATTTTAACCGGTGGCAGTCCATCCAGGGCTTCGGCCACTGCTTTATTGCTTATTTTAAGGGCCTCATCAATAGTTTTACCCATGGCCATCTCAGTCACCATACTGCTGGTGGCCACCGCAGCACCACAGCCAAAGGTCTTAAATTTAATATCTTTAATTACGTTATCCTCAATCTTGAGGGTAATCTTCATAATATCGCCGCAGCTGGGGTTTCCCACTTGACCTACCCCGTCGGGATTCTCAATTTCGCCCACATTACGCGGGTTGGTAAAATGATCCATTACCTTTTCACTGTACATAAAATAACCTCCCCATTCCCTTTCTCATTATTTAAAATTTAAAATTCATCTTCAAATTCATCATGTCCATGGTCGTGGGCGTGAGCGTCACAGGTGCCAAAGGCACAGGCGTTGTAGCCTTCACTTAAAGGTGACATTTCCCGTAACCGTTCAATAATGGGAGGCAGTACCTCCAGGAAATATTCCACATCCTCTTCGGTATTATCTTTACCCATGGTTAACCGTAATGAACCGTGGGCCACCTCCTGGGGTAAGCCAATGGCTGTCAAAACGTGTGAAGGTTCCAGAGAACCGGAAGTGCAGGCAGAGCCGCTGGAAATGGCAATACCCTTCATATCCAGCATCAGCAGCATTGATTCACCCTCGATAAAGCGGAAGCAGAAGCTGACATGGTTAGGCAGCCGATTGGTGGGGTGCCCGGTAAGAATGGTATGGGGAATCTTGGCCATAACCTCAGAAATCAGGCGATCCCGGTAACGGGTTAATCGTTCGGCTTCACTTTGCATTCTCTCGGTGGCCAGCTCAATTGCTTTACCCAGGCCAACGATACCGGCTACGTTCTCGGTGCCCGGACGGCGCCGCCGTTCCTGACCGCCACCGTAGGTGATGGGCTGCCAGAAGGTACCTTTACGGATATACATGGCTCCAATACCTTTGGGGCCGTAGATCTTATGACCGGAAATAGTTAATAAATCAACTCCCAGCTCGTCCACATTGACGGGGATTTTACCAACACTTTGCACCGCATCGCAATGGAAAATAATTTTTCTTTCCTTAGCCACCTGGCCGATCTCTTTAATGGGCATGATGGTACCAATTTCATTATTGGCATGCATAACAGAAATTAAAATGGTTTTATCAGTAATGGCATCAGCCACCTGCTGAGCGGTAACTTGTCCGTACTGATCCAGAGGTAAAACGGTTACCGCAAAGCCTTCTTTCTCTAATTGTTTGCAGGTTGATAACACGGCGTGGTGCTCTGCGGCAGTGGTAATAATATGGTTACCCTTATGCCGATTAGCATAGGCCACACCACGAATGGCCATATTATCTGCTTCAGTGCCGCCACTGGTAAAGGCAATCTCACCCACATGGGAAGCCCCAATGGCAGTGGCCACCTGTTGTCTGGCGTGTTCTACCGCTTTCCGGGCTTCCCGCCCAAAGGCGTGAATACTGGAAGGGTTACCAAAGTGCTCCGTCAGGTATTTCATCATTTCCTCCGCAACAGCGGGATCCACCGGGGTTGTTGCAGAGTGGTCGAAATAAACTTTTCTCATGGCTAGCTCCTCCTTAAACGTTAAACATCTATCCTAAACCTTTAATCTGTACTTTTATGGCATTGGCCGGCTTTTTCAGCTTCCCGGCACATATCCTCCAGGGTAATGGAATCCAGTACCTCGGCAATGCTGTCTCTTACTTTGGCCCATATATCCCGGGAAATACAGTAATCCACCTTTTCACACAGGGTTGGCTCCTGCTCGCTGACACAATCCAACGGGGCGATGGGTCCCTCCAGGGCCCGGATAACATCACCCACCTTTATTTCCGCCGGGGGCCTGGCCAGTATGTACCCCCCCTGGGCACCCCGAATACTCTTTACCAGTCCGGCTTTACGTAATACAGCTATAAGTTGTTCTAAATAATGTTCCGACAGGCTTTGCCGCTCGGCCACCAACTTTAGGGGAATTGGCTCAGCACCGTAATGCATGGCCAAGTCAAACATTGCCTTAAGCCCGTAATGTCCCTTCGTGGAAAGCCGCAAGCAATCACCCCCTGACTAATACCAAGTAAACCACTCGGTTTTCTAGGATTATAATAGCATGACTATCTTTGGGTGTCAATCTAATTCCGACTTATTTGCTCAAGTTTGGTGCAAAAGTAACCTAATATAAAACAAAAATACCACCTCTGGGGTGGTATTATACAAATATAAGTAAAAACTTTTATAAGTCCTATATAATCACCTAATTTTACAGATGTTTTTGCAGTATTTCTTTCAGTTCGTCTTTTTTACGATAACCAATGGTCCTCTCTACTTCCTGTCCTTCTTTAAAAATCACCATGGTGGGTATACTCATGATACCCAGGCTGTTCGGAGTTTCTCTGTTTTCATCAACATTTAATTTACATACCAGAACTTGACCCTGGAGTTCATCCGCTAACTTTTGCACCTCAGGAGCAATCATTTTACAAGGTCCGCACCAATCCGCCCAGAAGTCCACCAACACCGGTATTTTAGCCTCCTGCAGGGTGGATTTAAAATTTTGATCAGTTAGAACCGTCACGTTACCAGCCATGAAAACATCTCCTTTTCCAAATTTTCAGCCAAATTCTGGATTTTCCTGAATTAACTCCTACATTATAATTCCCAATCACATTCTTGTCAATTAGATCCAGTTAGTGAAAATTTGCCATACAAACTAATTAGCTGGCCGCAGTTTACCACCCTTTTGTTTAGCTTAACTTGGCATTAAGTCTAGGGAGTTTGTAGCAAATCTTGTACCACGGCACCGGCCAGTACTAATCCGGCGGCTGCCGGCACAAAGGAAATACTGCCGGGGGCCAGTGAATAATTGCCCCCCCTGGGCGCAGGAAGTTTATCAGGGTTGACCTTAGCCACCTGTGCCCGGGGGGTGATTGGTGGTTCCAGTGAAAAGACAACTTTCACCCCTTTATCAATACCGGCCTTACGCAGTTCCCGGCGCACCACCCGGGCCAACGGGTCCACAGAGGTTTCCGCTATATCGGCCACCCGAAAGGCAGCGGGATTAAGCTTGTTGCCGGCACCCATACTGGAAATTACCGGAATGTGTTGGTTATAACACCTTTTAATGATATCCAGTTTACCGGTGACGTTGTCGATGGCGTCCACTACGTAAGAATAGTCCGGTTTAATTAATTCATCACCGTTATCCGGTGTATAGAACTTTTTGACCGGTGTGACCCTGGCTGCCGGATTAATCAATTTAACCCGCCGGGCCATTAGATCCACCTTGTACTGGCCAACAGTATTGTCTAAGGCATGCAACTGCCTGTTAATGTTAGTAATATCCACCGTATCAAAGTCCACCAGCACCAATTCGCCTATACCCGCCCGGGCCAGGGCCTCCACAACGTAAGAACCAACCCCGCCTACGCCAAAAACAGCCACCCTGGCCGCTGCCAGTTTAGCCAAACCTTCCGGGCCAATTAACATTTCTGTTCTGGAAAACCTGTGTGCCGTTGTCACTGAAATCCTCCCGTACAAAAACTATTTGTATGTTAAATAAGGGTGTTTAAGAACCGATTTAATCATGATCCAAATGCAAGGTGTTTTCATTAATAACCGGTAACGTTACTTTAAATACACTACCCTGGCCAACTGTACTTTCTACAGTAATTTGGGATTTATGCTGGGCCGCAATCCACCGGGCAATGGATAAACCCAGGCCCGTCCCGCCCACCGGTCGGGACTTATCGGAACGGTAAAACCTTTCAAAAATATGTTCCAATTCTGCCGGGCTAATACCCATGCCGGTATCCTTTACCGCCACTTCCACTTGATCACCACCACACTTAACGGCCAGTTCCACCGTACCGTTGGCAGCGGTAAACTTAAAGGCATTATCCAATAAGATCAAGATAAGTTGCCTTAAATAGTCCGGATCGGCCATAATTAAAGTTTTCTCACAGGCAGTTTCCATATGCACCTGGAAATTAATATCTTTGGCTAAAAGTTTAGCCTGGCGCTTTATCTGCTCAATCAGCGGCTGCACAGCGGTGGGCTGCAGCTGCAGGGTCAGGCCGGCGTCAGCCCGGGCTAACACCAGCATATCCGATACCAACCTGCTCATACGTTCAGCCTCGGAAGCAATATCGGCCAAGGCTTCTTCTCTGATTTGGGGCTCGGCGTCACCCATTTTACGAATTAAAGCTATATTGCCCCGGATGGTGGTGAGGGGTGTCCTTAATTCATGGGATACATCAGCCACAAACCTCTTTTGGGCTGCATGGGATTCCGCCAGTTCCCGGTAAGCAGATTCCAGACTGTCTAACATATCATTTAAGGTGGCCACCAACCGCCCCAGTTCATCATTGGGCCCCTGGTGGGGAATCCGTTGGTGTAAATTCAATTCTTGGCGAATTTGCGCCGCTGTTTTGGATATTTCCTCAATGGGCTTTAAGACTGCCCGGGCCAACCACCAGCCGATGGTGGCGGCGCCCAGGATCATTACCCCGCTGCCAAGCCACAACAGCCACTTTAGCCGATTTAAGGCTGTTTCTATGCCGGAAAAGGGCTGTCCCACCTGTAATAGTCCCACCACTTGATTTTGGGCCACCAGCGGGTAGTTATAGATGCGCACCCGCCGGTCGCCGGCATAGACCCACTCGTAAAAGTCATGGCCCTGGCGGCCAAAGCGAATGGTATCCTCCCCCAGGGGTAAACTTTGATTGCCCAGGTTGCTGGACTTGGCCACCAACCGGCCGTTAATATCCACCACTTGCAGGTAAGTGTTGGGATAACCAAAGACATTAACGTCCGGTAACACAATGCGCTGTTGACTAAGCAGGGTAGGACCGATGACCCTGATGGAACGCACCACGCCAATGGCCCGCCCCGCCAGTTCCCGGTCAATTTCCTGCACCAGGCTGTAGGAGAGAAAGGTGTAGATAATTAAAGAAAAGGCGATAAAAATAAAGCTGACAATGGTGCTATACCACAAGGTAAGTTTAAGTCTGATGGACATTATCCCTGCTCCCTTAAGACATAACCCACTCCCCGTACCGTATGGATCAGCCTGGACCGGTTGCCCTCCTCCAACTTCTGGCGCAGCATATTCACATAAACCTCCAGTACATTGGAACCTCCTGTGTAGTCTATACCCCAAATGTGATCTATAATCGTATCTTTGGTCAATACTTGATTAGGGTGTTGTAAAAACAGCTGCAGTAAATCAAATTCCTTGGAAGTAAGGGACAACAGCACCCCGGCCCGGTGTACTTCCCTGGTCGATAAGTCCATTTTCAAGTCAGCAAACTGAATTACTTTGGCGGAATTAGTTTTACGACGTAAAAGGGCCTGCACCCGGGCCAACAATTCCTCCAAAGCAAAGGGCTTGACTAAGTAGTCATCGGCCCCCAAATTAAGACCCTTAACCCGGCTCTCCACCTCATCCCGGGCACTCAGTATTAAAATGGGAATAAAATTTTCCCGGCGGAAGCGCCGGCAGATTTCCCAGCCGTCCAATCCGGGCATCATAATATCCAGAATAAGCAATTCAGGCGGGTTTTTTTGGGCCATCTTTAGACCGGTATAACCATCGTTGGCTACCTCCACCCGGTAGCCCTCATAGGTTAATACCCGCTGCAGCATGGCGGTAATTTTAGGATCATCATCAATAACCAAAATTCTGGCGCCCATTTTTTCACCCCATTATGGCTGAACCGGGCTATTAAGCCCGGTTAGCTATTTTGTGAACTCTTATCCCCTATTATGATATTAACTGACATAGTTTGTCCAGCCCGCACCACCACCATGGGCACCTTTTGACCCGGCTTGGTTTCAGCCACCGCATCCAATAAATCCTGAGGGTCGGTCATGTTTTTACCGTTAAATTGCATGATTATATCTCCGGGCTTAAGGCCTGTATTTTGGGCCGGACTACCGGGAACCACGCCGGCCACCATGATACCCCTGGCATCCTGGGTGGGCTGCACGCTGACCCCGATGTATGGATGAGAAACAGTTCCTTTAGTAATTAACTGGTTATATACAGAGACCACTGTGGAAGAAGGTATAGCAAAACCAATACCCTGAGCCTCGGCATTAACCGCCGTGTTCACCCCCACTACTTCACCGTTGAGGTTAATCAGAGGACCGCCGGAGTTACCGGGGTTAATGGAGGCGTCTGTTTGCAGCAGGTTGCGAAACTTCTTGTCGTCAATGGTAACCGGTCTACCCTTAGCGCTAATAACACCTACTGTTACAGTGTGGTCTAAACCATAGGGGTTACCGATGGCAATGACCCAGTCACCCACTTCAATGTTATCCGAGTTACCTAACTTTAGTGTAGGTAAACCCTGGGCGTCAATTTTTAGTACGGCCAAATCCAAATCATGGTCCGCCCCAATCACCCGGGCCATGTAAGTCTTATTGGTGGATAGAGTCACTTTAATCTGGCTGGCCCCTTCAATAACGTGGTTGTTGGTTAAAATATAACCATCCGGGGACACAATAAAACCGGAGCCCAGACCTTGCTGCACCCGGGTCAGGGGAATACCCTGGCTACGGAAAAACTGTCTAAAAAAGGGATCGGATAAATAGGGATTGGTGGATTCCACAACGGTTTCAATTTTTACCACCGCCGGGGCCGTCTGTTTGACTACATCAGCTATATTAGCCGGTCTGATGATACCTTGTTCCGCCATGGCTGGTTTATCGCCAATGGAAAGGAGATGCTGTTGAGTGGTGGACCAGTGAATCCCCACCGCCAGCAACAATACCATCACCACTGTTTTAGCCAGAAAAACTGCCGCTGGTTTACCCCACCTGCTATTAAATTTAAAACTCATTTTTAATATCTCCTCCTCCTTCAATGAATTTTACAAGTTAATCATAAAGGGTCACCCTTAAAACAAACTTAAAAGAGATATTAAAATACAAAAAAACACCTCCAAAAAATGGAGATGTTTTTAAAGTCATATCTTTAATTAAAGACAAACCCCACCGTGCCGTTGGTAAACTCAAAGTTTTTTGAACCTGTTCCCCAACAGGTGGGTACCCTACTGCAACTTCCTGTTTCCTTATACTATGTAAGGTCTACATTCCCTTGCAGAAAGCGGGTTCCCTTTTAATAGATGTTGGCTCAAAACTTCAAGTGTCCAACGCACAAAGCAGGGCATTAATTGCTACAGATTTGT from Desulfotomaculum nigrificans DSM 574 harbors:
- a CDS encoding S1C family serine protease; this translates as MSFKFNSRWGKPAAVFLAKTVVMVLLLAVGIHWSTTQQHLLSIGDKPAMAEQGIIRPANIADVVKQTAPAVVKIETVVESTNPYLSDPFFRQFFRSQGIPLTRVQQGLGSGFIVSPDGYILTNNHVIEGASQIKVTLSTNKTYMARVIGADHDLDLAVLKIDAQGLPTLKLGNSDNIEVGDWVIAIGNPYGLDHTVTVGVISAKGRPVTIDDKKFRNLLQTDASINPGNSGGPLINLNGEVVGVNTAVNAEAQGIGFAIPSSTVVSVYNQLITKGTVSHPYIGVSVQPTQDARGIMVAGVVPGSPAQNTGLKPGDIIMQFNGKNMTDPQDLLDAVAETKPGQKVPMVVVRAGQTMSVNIIIGDKSSQNS
- a CDS encoding response regulator transcription factor; the protein is MGARILVIDDDPKITAMLQRVLTYEGYRVEVANDGYTGLKMAQKNPPELLILDIMMPGLDGWEICRRFRRENFIPILILSARDEVESRVKGLNLGADDYLVKPFALEELLARVQALLRRKTNSAKVIQFADLKMDLSTREVHRAGVLLSLTSKEFDLLQLFLQHPNQVLTKDTIIDHIWGIDYTGGSNVLEVYVNMLRQKLEEGNRSRLIHTVRGVGYVLREQG
- a CDS encoding sensor histidine kinase; the protein is MSIRLKLTLWYSTIVSFIFIAFSLIIYTFLSYSLVQEIDRELAGRAIGVVRSIRVIGPTLLSQQRIVLPDVNVFGYPNTYLQVVDINGRLVAKSSNLGNQSLPLGEDTIRFGRQGHDFYEWVYAGDRRVRIYNYPLVAQNQVVGLLQVGQPFSGIETALNRLKWLLWLGSGVMILGAATIGWWLARAVLKPIEEISKTAAQIRQELNLHQRIPHQGPNDELGRLVATLNDMLDSLESAYRELAESHAAQKRFVADVSHELRTPLTTIRGNIALIRKMGDAEPQIREEALADIASEAERMSRLVSDMLVLARADAGLTLQLQPTAVQPLIEQIKRQAKLLAKDINFQVHMETACEKTLIMADPDYLRQLILILLDNAFKFTAANGTVELAVKCGGDQVEVAVKDTGMGISPAELEHIFERFYRSDKSRPVGGTGLGLSIARWIAAQHKSQITVESTVGQGSVFKVTLPVINENTLHLDHD
- the nifS gene encoding cysteine desulfurase NifS — encoded protein: MRKVYFDHSATTPVDPAVAEEMMKYLTEHFGNPSSIHAFGREARKAVEHARQQVATAIGASHVGEIAFTSGGTEADNMAIRGVAYANRHKGNHIITTAAEHHAVLSTCKQLEKEGFAVTVLPLDQYGQVTAQQVADAITDKTILISVMHANNEIGTIMPIKEIGQVAKERKIIFHCDAVQSVGKIPVNVDELGVDLLTISGHKIYGPKGIGAMYIRKGTFWQPITYGGGQERRRRPGTENVAGIVGLGKAIELATERMQSEAERLTRYRDRLISEVMAKIPHTILTGHPTNRLPNHVSFCFRFIEGESMLLMLDMKGIAISSGSACTSGSLEPSHVLTAIGLPQEVAHGSLRLTMGKDNTEEDVEYFLEVLPPIIERLREMSPLSEGYNACAFGTCDAHAHDHGHDEFEDEF
- the trxA gene encoding thioredoxin, which produces MAGNVTVLTDQNFKSTLQEAKIPVLVDFWADWCGPCKMIAPEVQKLADELQGQVLVCKLNVDENRETPNSLGIMSIPTMVIFKEGQEVERTIGYRKKDELKEILQKHL
- a CDS encoding tRNA threonylcarbamoyladenosine dehydratase, producing the protein MTTAHRFSRTEMLIGPEGLAKLAAARVAVFGVGGVGSYVVEALARAGIGELVLVDFDTVDITNINRQLHALDNTVGQYKVDLMARRVKLINPAARVTPVKKFYTPDNGDELIKPDYSYVVDAIDNVTGKLDIIKRCYNQHIPVISSMGAGNKLNPAAFRVADIAETSVDPLARVVRRELRKAGIDKGVKVVFSLEPPITPRAQVAKVNPDKLPAPRGGNYSLAPGSISFVPAAAGLVLAGAVVQDLLQTP
- the nifU gene encoding Fe-S cluster assembly scaffold protein NifU; amino-acid sequence: MYSEKVMDHFTNPRNVGEIENPDGVGQVGNPSCGDIMKITLKIEDNVIKDIKFKTFGCGAAVATSSMVTEMAMGKTIDEALKISNKAVAEALDGLPPVKMHCSNLAADALKAAIEDYLKKQQA
- a CDS encoding RrF2 family transcriptional regulator, coding for MRLSTKGHYGLKAMFDLAMHYGAEPIPLKLVAERQSLSEHYLEQLIAVLRKAGLVKSIRGAQGGYILARPPAEIKVGDVIRALEGPIAPLDCVSEQEPTLCEKVDYCISRDIWAKVRDSIAEVLDSITLEDMCREAEKAGQCHKSTD